In a single window of the Fusarium falciforme chromosome 3, complete sequence genome:
- a CDS encoding Polynucleotide adenylyltransferase: MVRNKPNKKKGGPPNRNNRSYRPSPPPPPHDRGRIESDTWRPDRRHDLPPRPPPRDDFRPGGGDSYRPRMPQSDFTFRVDKPAGIQDYPPNNYRNDRPRRDGRGRGRGGRRWQPPPHPSERAIISGATANLPEERLGEEGTAKFRSIDELSDDDELEMDISDSEETEGPSKKRAKTGDDSASGDAAPKWSNPDPYTALPCPDESTRKKRDMVKLIRKARVEDETAAKLAASTEAEDFISFDLTEDEASEDEVVEVPPPPREAPPPPPPPPTNAPSGPKASTGPLNAVKEPLPAGPKHQALPPRDTGGPLGSRKRTANDEIKPPDYGQLKKISTKPAKGMLLSNWQPKSNEDPCPWATVDHSATTDMAFRLHKEIIDFYEYVRPRDFEQRIRDNLVENLRKAMRRDGRNFASATVHPFGSYMSGLYLPTADMDLVVCSASYMRGGPPTYLSAKSWLYKFSKFLTSQRVADADSIEVIAHARVPLVKYVDKQTGLKVDISFENLGGVQAVDTFLRWKQLYPAMPILVTVIKHFLLMRGLNEPVNGGIGGFSVICLVVSMLQLNPQVQSRSLVPEHNLGEMLLEFLELYGRDFRYETNAISLTRPVGYIRKNDVSTFSYKNKDRLSIIDPNNPGNDISGGSSNTPAILSRFHNAFNTLRDRMTALARNPNRGNILEVILEGDYSSFQMQRDFLRHCHEQFIGPCSS, from the exons ATGGTGCGCAACAAAccgaacaagaagaagggaggaCCTCCAAATAGGAATAACAGATCCTATCGCCcatctcctccccctcccccgcatGATCGCGGTCGCATCGAATCTGACACTTGGCGACCCGACCGCAGACACGACctgcctcctcgtcctcccccGCGCGATGATTTCCGGCCTGGCGGAGGTGACTCATATAGACCGCGAATGCCTCAGAGTGACTTCACTTTCCGTGTTGATAAGCCCGCTGGAATCCAGGATTACCCACCCAACAACTATCGCAACGATCGCCCGCGCCGAGATGGCCGAGGTCGTGGACGAGGTGGCCGACGATGGCAGCCACCGCCTCATCCTTCCGAGAGAGCCATCATTTCTGGCGCGACAGCAAACCTTCCTGAGGAGCGCCTAGGAGAAGAGGGTACAGCCAAGTTCCGATCCATCGACGAGCTTTcggacgatgatgagcttgagatgGACATTTCCGACTCCGAGGAAACAGAGGGTCCTTCCAAGAAGCGCGCCAAAACCGGCGACGACTCTGCATCTGGTGATGCTGCGCCAAAGTGGTCCAATCCCGATCCATACACAGCACTTCCGTGCCCCGACGAGAGCACGCGTAAGAAGAGAGACATGGTGAAGCTGATCCGAAAGGCCCGAGTCGAAGATGAAACCGCTGCCAAACTTGCCGCCTCAACCGAAGCTGAGGACTTTATCTCGTTTGATCTCACTGAAGATGAGGCCAGTGAGGACGAAGTGGTGGAagtcccccctcccccgcgtgaagcgccgccgccgccgccgccaccgccTACAAACGCCCCCTCTGGGCCGAAGGCCTCGACTGGACCTCTCAACGCGGTAAAAGAGCCTCTGCCAGCTGGACCCAAGCACCAAGCCCTTCCTCCGCGAGACACTGGTGGCCCTCTCGGCTCTCGCAAGCGAACAGCAAACGACGAGATCAAGCCTCCTGACTATGGCCAACTCAAAAAGATCAGCACCAAACCTGCTAAGGGCATGCTGCTGTCCAACTGGCAGCCCAAGTCGAACGAGGATCCCTGCCCTTGGGCGACAGTTGACCACTCTGCTACAACAGACATGGCGTTTCG GCTACACAAGGAGATCATTGACTTTTACGAATACGTGAGACCCCGCGATTTCGAGCAACGCATCCGTGACAACCTGGTCGAGAACCTGCGAAAGGCGATGCGACGCGACGGTAGAAACTTTGCGAGCGCGACGGTCCATCCCTTTGGATCCTACATGTCCGGCCTTTACCTCCCCACTGCAGACATGGACCTGGTTGTCTGTTCAGCAAGTTACATGAGAGGTGGTCCGCCGACTTATCTATCAGCCAAGAGCTGGCTGTACAAGTTCTCCAAATTCCTCACCAGTCAACGCGTTGCAGATGCCGATTCAATCGAGGTCATTGCGCATGCCCGGGTTCCCCTGGTTAAGTACGTTGACAAGCAAACTGGCCTGAAAGTGGACATTTCGTTTGAGAACCTGGGCGGTGTTCAGGCCGTCGATACATTCCTGCGGTGGAAGCAGCTCTATCCTGCCATGCCCATTCTCGTAACTGTGATCAAGCACTTCCTTCTCATGCGTGGTCTCAACGAGCCTGTTAATGGAGGCATTGGTGGTTTCTCGGTTATCTGCCTGGTCGTCAGCATGCTGCAACTCAACCCACAGGTCCAAAGCCGCAGTCTCGTCCCCGAGCACAATCTTGGCGAGATGCTCCTCGAGTTCTTGGAGCTGTACGGCCGTGATTTCCGCTACGAGACCAACGCCATCTCTCTCACCCGACCGGTTGGGTACATTCGAAAG AACGACGTGTCGACTTTCAGCTACAAGAACAAGGATCGCCTGTCCATCATCGACCCCAATAACCCTGGCAACGATATCTCAGGCGGATCATCCAACACCCCGGCCATCCTGTCCCGTTTCCATAACGCGTTTAACACGTTGCGTGATAGGATGACGGCTCTTGCCCGGAACCCGAATCGAGGAAACATCCTGGAGGTGATACTAGAGGGCGATTACTCGTCCTTCCAGATGCAGCGAGACTTTCTCCGACACTGCCACGAACAGTTCATCggaccttgttcttcttga
- a CDS encoding MFS domain-containing protein: MTDFLWGDTSKEEKKLIRKLDFFILTFCCFSFFFNHLVEDRQAFANAYVAGLKEALELTGNQYNVLLSMASAGMLVGQIPSSLIIQKIRPRIWLSAMVVVWAGLTMASAGCKTYSQLCAVRFLMGLAEASTYAGSIYIMGSWYKSDEIARRTAMFTVAGQVGKMFAGAMMAAIHESMEGHGGLQGWQWVFLIDGVITVPTAIFGFFFFPDLPEITEAPYLDEKERQLALDRLPPKREDGHNIEAWSLIKRVLGQPLIYVCCTFSVLSTAMQAYIVQGLMLLYLKYRKDIDGFSQSQVNTLPIATHAIGIVAELSSSLAIDRYNQRLTIGFTLCAIQIICSIVLLVPNMSVPGNLTVLYLSSTSYGINPLLYSWSSNIVARTADDAARSVILASMAASDGLLWTFWGIVLYPANDAPYWRKGYIAMICISTALASWLFVVRWLDGYTARKYSGDCSDSSDPVVIEVDNSTK; encoded by the exons A TGACGGATTTCCTTTGGGGCGATACTagcaaggaggagaagaagctgattCGCAAGCTTG atttcttcatcctc ACCTTTTgctgcttcagcttcttctttaatcaCCTCG TTGAAGACCGACAAGCCTTTGCGAATGCATAT GTGGCCGGATTGAAAGAAGCTCTTGAGCTCACTGGAAACCAGTACAATGTCCTCCTCTCGATGGCTTCGGCCGG CATGCTGGTCGGCCAAATCCCCAGCAGTCTCATCATCCAGAAGATTCGACCCCGGATATGGCTCTCGGCTATGGTGGTCGTCTGGGCGGGCCTTACCATGGCCAGCGCTGGCTGCAAGACATACTCTCAACTCTGTGCCGTTCGATTTCTGATGGGTCTCGCAGAGGCAAGTACTTATGCTGGCTCTATCTACATCATGGGCTCTTGGTA CAAATCTGATGAGATTGCAAGACGAACTGCAATGTTCACCGTCGCGGGCCAAGTTGGTAAAATGTTTGCCggcgccatgatggcggcaaTCCACGAATCGATGGAGGGCCACGGCGGGCTCCAAGGCTGGCAATGGGTCTTTCTCATAGACGGCGTCATCACGGTGCCCACCGCAatctttggcttcttctttttccctGACCTTCCGGAGATTACCGAGGCACCCTATCTTGACGAAAAGGAACGCCAGCTGGCCCTCGATCGATTGCCGCCCAAGCGTGAGGATGGGCACAACATTGAAGCATGGAGCCTTATCAAGAGAGTCTTGGGGCAACCTCTGAT CTACGTCTGCTGCACTTTCTCGGTGCTTTCCACAGCCATGCAAGCCTACATTGTCCAAGGCCTGATGCTGCTTTACCTGAAATATCGCAAGGACATTGATGGTTTCAGTCAATCCCAGGTCAACACCTTGCCAATCGCGACGCACGCTATCGGAATCGTGGCGGAACTCTCGTCTTCGTTGGCCATCGACCGATACAACCAAAGGTTAACCATCGGATTCACTCTCTGCGCCATTCAGATTATCTGCTCGATCGTCCTACTGGTTCCAAACATGTCCGTACCCGGAAACCTCACCGTTCTCTACCTCTCCTCTACATCGTACGGTATCAACCCTCTGTTATACAGCTGGTCAAGTAACATCGTTGCCCGAACCGCCGATGATGCTGCCCGCAGTGTCATCCTCGCTTCGATGGCCGCTAGTGACGGGCTTTTGTGGACGTTTTGGGGTATTGTCTTGTATCCGGCCAACGACGCTCCGTATTGGCGCAAGGGGTATATTGCCATGATTTGTATCAGCACAGCTCTTGCAAGCTGGCTTTTCGTTGTTCGTTGG CTCGATGGGTACACAGCAAGAAAGTACTCCGGGGACTGTTCTGATTCCTCAGATCCTGTGGTTATCGAGGTTGACAACTCGACCAAGTAG
- a CDS encoding Clr5 domain-containing protein has product MDPIPAGLLPQSDDDKFLSCSHEERWNHLKPVIVELYTGRNGGNERSATLDQVVEFMRTHYSFHAACSEYPPRFRLWGVGKRMVKEDKDAIIGALARRKRPAASMSDATTQHNGQSKALDHKKLKRHLMSMKACLEVAPGLLSSWNLPYAALVASLPKNPDEPSPFGPLGPTPDYLHIKSPEEPSPGRETAGPSPKMQLVYEKHKEHCTSLFLQGHLKQLLIDMRKEDRRTMVNYFHDFYMNGLILAKNWNQELLNPIPTRALALTPQISNPWTPSAFLNLSSGPSSPEVSNISCPPTQLCKWSIHVKSTNHVSYGNVTPTSFIESLHQSMASNDFTTTPKADLPLAQDMIAKSLEGSPSPLRLDAWKLAIMAGNVGLLFELYRGNDNRSRRGIEAIYPFHLAAAFLDGGNECCGMFTALSKILPPPFTFSHNIDDLGHTILDALVVSILRSHTSVHPDDVSYGFQSPNRFPGEEKDICGRWDASSSNVRELFKQGYARIPAKWKHPFCHTAVQAVCHSIIAIFASPTSPNINAQSGLFVRRCTTCGLELKLGPLHTLVVAAFYLAQSGMPEETLFGALAVMVCLITLGADVSAKVNVSVAEILKFPDDGQCRHTALSPLELMKAVPGDVVEAWSEKCRTGWSCLIQVFALAVAEKRQKPSSPQQRSSMSPPVNGCLGTPVSVVGKSSDVDSCDIEFERRIHNYWLELPCTGPRIGLLWASIQTELLTYRRLSEGEGWVSENFSMDALKAWLEGHSSEFSTPLVQNQMFKAHTRCGWFNHAPDFLFPNAEEVCAEYFMNMDVYGRASYIRQPDLLGSFRILEYMREKTGRKYGEMHRAD; this is encoded by the exons ATGGACCCCATCCCAGCCGGATTACTTCCGCAATCAGATGATGACAAGTTCCTTTCCTGTTCTCACGAAGAGCGATGGAACCACCTCAAGCCAGTCATTGTCGAGCTTTACACGGGAAGAAACGGAGGAAATGAGCGATCGGCAACCCTGGACCAGGTGGTTGAGTTCATGAGGACCCATTACTCCTTCCATGCGGC GTGCTCCGAGTATCCACCGCGATTCCGACTCTGGGGCGTTGGTAAGCGCATGGTGAAagaggacaaggacgccATCATTGGTGCTCTCGCCAGAAGAAAACGACCTGCAGCGAGCATGTCCGACGCCACTACCCAGCACAACGGTCAAAGTAAGGCGCTTGATCACAAAAAGTTGAAAAGGCATTTGATGAGCATGAAGGCCTGTCTCGAAGTCGCCCCAGGCTT ACTGTCATCATGGAACCTCCCTTACGCGGCCCTTGTTGCCTCCCTGCCCAAGAACCCGGACGAACCCTCCCCGTTCGGACCTCTTGGCCCAACTCCAGACTACTTGCACATCAAAAGTCCCGAGGAACCCAGTCCCGGTCGTGAGACAGCCGGCCCATCACCAAAGATGCAGCTTGTGTATGAGAAGCACAAAGAGCACTGTACGAGCCTCTTTCTCCAAGGGCACCTCAAGCAGCTCTTGATTGATATGCGCAAAGAAGACCGCAG AACAATGGTCAACTACTTCCATGACTTTTACATGAACGGCTTGATCCTGGCGAAGAATTGGAATCAGGAATTATTGAACCCAATTCCAACACGAGCACTCGCCCTCACACCCCAAATATCGAATCCATGGACGCCGTCTGCATTTCTGAATCTTTCTTCCGGGCCCTCATCTCCCGAAGTCTCCAATATTTCCTGCCCCCCGACACAGCTTTGTAAATGGTCGATCCATGTAAAGTCCACCAATCATGTCTCATACGGCAACGTGACACCGACCTCATTTATCGAATCTCTGCACCAATCTATGGCTTCGAATGACTTTACTACCACACCGAAAGCAGACCTCCCTCTCGCCCAGGACATGATTGCAAAGTCTTTGGAAGGGAGCCCAAGCCCTCTTCGTCTGGATGCCTGGAAGCTGGCAATAATGGCAGGAAATGTGGGCCTTTTGTTCGAGCTCTATCGAGGCAACGATAATCGGTCGCGTCGAGGAATCGAGGCTATTTATCCTTTCCACCTTGCCGCTGCATTCCTGGATGGCGGCAACGAATGCTGCGGGATGTTTACTGCCTTATCCAAGATCCTTCCCCCCCCCTTTACTTTTTCCCACAACATTGATGATCTTGGGCATACAATTCTGGATGCTCTGGTTGTGTCTATACTTCGCTCCCACACTAGTGTTCACCCGGACGATGTCAGCTACGGATTTCAGTCACCCAACCGATTTCCTGGGGAGGAAAAAGACATCTGCGGTAGATGGGATGCAAGTAGTTCGAATGTCCGCGAGCTCTTCAAACAAGGATATGCTCGGATCCCTGCCAAATGGAAACATCCCTTCTGCCACACAGCTGTGCAAGCCGTTTGTCACAGCATAATTGCCATCTttgcatcaccaacctccccGAACATCAACGCGCAGAGCGGATTGTTTGTGCGTCGTTGTACAACATGTGGCCTGGAGCTCAAACTTGGGCCGCTTCATACTCTTGTCGTTGCAGCCTTTTACCTGGCGCAGTCGGGAATGCCAGAGGAGACTTTGTTTGGAGCACTTGCGGTAATGGTGTGCCTTATTACCCTCGGCGCAGATGTTTCCGCGAAGGTGAATGTTTCTGTTGCGGAGATTTTGAAGTTTCCAGATGACGGGCAGTGTCGTCACACGGCCTTGTCTCCGCTTGAGCTCATGAAGGCTGTCCCGGGAGATGTCGTTGAAGCTTGGAGCGAAAAGTGCCGTACTGGCTGGAGTTGTCTCATTCAAGTGTTTGCCCTTGCCGTAGCGGAAAAGCGTCAAAAACCAAGCAGCCCTCAACAAAGAAGCTCCATGAGTCCACCGGTGAACGGGTGCCTAGGGACACCAGTTTCAGTCGTCGGCAAGTCCTCGGATGTTGACTCGTGCGACATAGAATTCGAACGAAGAATTCACAATTACTGGCTTGAGCTCCCATGCACCGGTCCACGAATCGGCCTCCTCTGGGCCTCGATTCAGACCGAGCTTCTTACCTACCGTAGGTTGAGCGAGGGAGAGGGTTGGGTGTCTGAGAATTTTTCTATGGACGCACTCAAGGCGTGGCTAGAAGGACACTCCTCAGAGTTTTCAACGCCTCTAGTCCAAAACCAGATGTTCAAAGCGCATACCCGCTGTGGATGGTTCAATCATGCTCCTGACTTCCTCTTCCCAAATGCTGAGGAAGTCTGTGCAGAGTACTTTATGAACATGGATGTCTATGGCAGGGCATCATACATCCGGCAGCCTGACCTACTTGGATCTTTCAGGATCTTAGAATATATGAGAGAAAAAACAGGTCGAAAATACGGGGAAATGCACCGGGCGGATTGA
- a CDS encoding NACHT domain-containing protein gives MAKNSVKELSASERSQVHVGDNYILSPEDNKCMIDLRGTDPRRDKDRIEELKGGLLAKPCDWVFADACFAQWRNPQSNRLLWIKADSGKGKTMLLCSIINWLQINEEATLAYFFCQKSDENLSSSAAVLRGLVYMLAREHGTVRELVQDEYKNAGRSLFCDHNAWYALKEILSKALHQEGLGDIVIIVDALDECMIGIHQLLNLVAKFSSETPRVKWIVSSRNESDIEQHFDEFMEDPILRIELGASSEAASFRTYLQSKVDELAEAQCYGKETKMAVKLHLERNANANLHWVTLACQTLERARRGQAIDTVHLFPPGLDNLYLHLFRQILESFGDRPCQKVLAFAAVVSRPISLTEFSCLAGIEKNETVQLVGICHAFLTLQHETIYFVHQSAKDFLLSSSAPIEVAPTHREIIERSLQAMNSTLERDIYKLKRPGVSIDEFDVPQPDPLASIHYSCIFWADHLITLASEGREAISDLIADGGPVDLFLRQSFLNWVEALSLLKSFPSGVRSIARLLSLLEGRQDVTKPILLSKLVEDALRFMRFHQVGIENYPLQVYSAALIFSPSKSLIRQIFQNEEPRDILLKPHTGDYWSSVFSAFEGHDADVVAMSSSSGPKGTVVASASTDGTIKVWDANTGECFHTLTIPCEHKFPFGIFSNPSLESILLSLPEGSSDKLLSASGSTVSIWDPITGRQEGVLEHPSVVSVIALSFYNGTTTECVTLSTDWTVTVWDLKTRKAIKKIVIDSENTRKITLGPLSFAKFACSSRGNGRILIQPRSSGFFLLQVGPLAVWELETGNCLRVFEDDSTMAGTHPRDQSRIARSRSNIAFSPNGKLVATSGTTGCIRVWSVDTGECIHTLALKDGPFSQAGLPYISFPGDLAPISLAFTRTSAQLIWIGWWRSHGSLGVCSVDTGKSLPMLHVAGSYSSNLCVLGSSNNIVIADSQMINVIDPVSEGSEMPEGAAANQHVVISNNERYLAYFTRDNTLQIHDLGVPKLLMERTLNRRSDSMYFDNLQLWTVSFDPFSGNDDLPCQYLPGLLEPRPIPRHKYQIGGSWIFRDSEKHLWLPYRYRPSNKGLAHQHQDVRGSTLAVRWDPSNVYYLRFSNNSEEESRP, from the exons ATGGCAAAGAACAGCGTCAAGGAATTATCCGCGTCTGAACGCTCGCAGGTTCACGTTGGCGATAACTACATCTTGAGCCCGGAAGACAACAAATGCATGATTGACCTGCGAGGCACCGATCCACGCCGGGATAAAGATCGCATTGAAGAACTCAAAGGCGGCTTACTGGCAAAACCCTGCGACTGGGTCTTTGCCGATGCGTGCTTTGCCCAATGGCGGAATCCCCAGAGCAACCGTCTCCTCTGGATCAAAGCAGACTCTGGAAAGGGTAAAACCATGCTGCTGTGCAGCATCATCAACTGGCTTCAGATTAACGAAGAGGCGACGTTGGCGTACTTCTTCTGTCAGAAGTCGGATGAGAATCTGAGTTCCTCCGCTGCAGTTCTGCGGGGGCTTGTCTACATGTTGGCCAGAGAGCACGGCACCGTTCGAGAACTTGTGCAGGATGAGTACAAGAACGCAGGAAGGAGTTTGTTCTGTGATCACAATGCCTGGTACGCGCTAAAGGAAATCCTTAGCAAGGCTCTCCACCAGGAAGGCTTAGGGGACATCGTCATCATTGTCGACGCTCTCGATGAATGCATGATTGGCATCCATCAGCTTCTGAATCTCGTCGCCAAATTCTCCTCTGAGACTCCACGAGTGAAATGGATCGTCTCAAGCCGGAACGAATCAGACATCGAACAACATTTCGACGAGTTTATGGAGGATCCTATCTTACGCATTGAGCTCGGCGCCAGCTCCGAGGCAGCTAGTTTTCGCACCTATCTGCAGTCCAAGGTCGATGAACTGGCAGAGGCCCAGTGTTACGGCAAAGAGACAAAGATGGCCGTCAAGCTTCATCTGGAACGTAACGCCAACGCCAATCTTCACTGGGTGACGCTCGCATGTCAGACACTAGAGCGAGCTAGAAGGGGCCAGGCGATCGACACAGTCCATCTATTCCCTCCGGGCCTGGATAACTTGTATCTTCACCTATTCCGCCAGATCCTTGAGTCCTTTGGCGATAGACCATGTCAAAAAGTACTTGCTTTTGCAGCAGTTGTCAGCCGTCCGATCTCGCTGACAGAGTTTTCATGTCTGGCTGGCATTGAGAAAAACGAGACGGTGCAGCTTGTGGGCATTTGTCACGCGTTCCTCACTCTGCAGCACGAAACTATCTACTTTGTTCATCAGTCAGCCAAGGactttctcctctcctcatcaGCTCCCATCGAGGTCGCGCCCACGCACCGCGAGATCATCGAGAGGTCATTACAGGCTATGAACTCGACACTAGAACGCGACATTTACAAATTGAAGCGGCCAGGTGTCTCAATCGACGAATTTGACGTACCTCAGCCAGACCCGCTTGCTTCAATTCACTACAGTTGCATCTTTTGGGCCGATCATCTAATCACATTGGCTTCAGAAGGTCGTGAAGCCATATCAGACCTCATCGCCGACGGAGGTCCTGTCGATCTTTTTCTGAGACAAAGCTTCCTCAACTGGGTCGAGGCCCTTTCTCTGTTGAAGAGTTTCCCGTCTGGTGTCCGTTCAATTGCAAGATTATTATCACTGTTAGAA GGACGGCAAGATGTCACCAAACCAATTCTTCTATCCAAGCTTGTAGAAGATGCACTCCGATTTATGAGATTTCATCAAGTAGGGATTGAGAACTACCCGCTTCAGGTGTACTCCGCTGCCCTCATCTTTAGCCCCAGCAAGAGTCTCATTAGGCAGATATTCCAGAACGAGGAGCCAAGGGACATACTTCTAAAACCGCATACCGGAGATTATTGGAGTTCAGTTTTCTCGGCTTTCGAGGGCCACGATGCCGATGTTGTGGCCATGTCCTCAAGCAGCGGCCCCAAAGGAACAGTTGTGGCCTCAGCATCGACCGACGGGACCATAAAGGTCTGGGATGCAAATACAGGAGAGTGCTTCCATACTCTGACCATTCCCTGCGAGCACAAATTCCCGTTCGGTATCTTCAGCAACCCCAGCCTGGAGAGTATCCTCTTATCCTTACCGGAGGGCAGTTCCGACAAACTCCTCTCAGCCTCAGGCTCGACAGTTTCCATCTGGGATCCCATCACGGGCCGGCAAGAAGGAGTGTTGGAACACCCATCCGTGGTCTCGGTTATTGCTCTCTCTTTCTACAATGGTACTACAACCGAGTGTGTCACATTATCTACCGACTGGACCGTCACCGTCTGGGATTTGAAGACACGCAAGGCTATCAAGAAAATAGTCATTGATTCAGAAAACACTCGTAAGATCACACTGGGACCTCTTTCCTTCGCAAAGTTTGCATGTAGCAGTCGCGGAAACGGTCGAATTCTCATTCAACCTCGCTCATCAGGTTTCTTCCTCCTACAGGTTGGACCCTTGGCGGTCTGGGAACTGGAGACCGGTAATTGCCTTCGGGTATTCGAGGATGACAGCACCATGGCCGGCACACATCCTCGTGATCAGTCGAGGATTGCACGTTCTAGGTCTAACATAGCGTTCTCGCCCAACGGAAAACTAGTAGCCACAAGTGGCACGACTGGCTGTATCAGAGTCTGGAGCGTCGATACCGGAGAGTGCATTCACACTCTGGCACTAAAAGATGGGCCGTTCAGCCAAGCTGGCCTGCCTTATATCTCCTTCCCCGGCGATTTGGCACCAATTAGTCTTGCATTCACCAGGACATCTGCCCAGCTGATCTGGATAGGCTGGTGGAGATCCCATGGTTCGCTAGGGGTTTGCAGTGTTGATACTGGCAAAAGTCTGCCCATGCTTCACGTTGCAGGTTCTTACAGTTCGAATCTGTGCGTGTTGGGAAGCTCAAACAACATTGTTATTGCCGACTCTCAGATGATCAACGTTATTGATCCAGTTTCTGAGGGAAGCGAGATGCCCGAAGGTGCAGCAGCCAACCAGCATGTGGTAATATCAAACAACGAAAGATACCTGGCATACTTCACCCGGGATAATACTCTCCAGATTCATGACCTGGGTGTACCAAAGCTTCTCATGGAGCGTACGTTGAACAGACGCTCGGACTCCATGTACTTCGACAACTTGCAACTGTGGACGGTTTCCTTCGATCCGTTTAGTGGAAATGATGATTTGCCATGTCAATACTTGCCTGGACTCTTGGAACCTAGGCCGATACCTCGCCACAAGTACCAGATTGGGGGAAGTTGGATCTTCAGAGATTCAGAAAAGCACCTGTGGCTTCCTTACAGATATCGCCCTTCAAACAAGGGCTTGGCACACCAGCATCAGGATGTCCGGGGATCAACGCTGGCTGTGCGCTGGGATCCGAGCAACGTTTACTATTTGAGATTTTCAAACAACTCAGAAGAAGAGAGTCGGCCTTAG
- a CDS encoding MFS glucose transporter mfs1 has product MYQASNVYFICGFAAIGGGLFGFDISSMSGVLGTEAYKQYFDNPKSYRQGAITASMPAGSLVGSLFSSFLADRYSRRVALQISCVLWIIGSILQCASQNIGMLCTGRVVAGFCVGIASAVVPVYQAEIAPKEIRGRVVSLQQWAITWGILIQYFIQYGAAAGIDGGPDDKNQSTAAFRIPWGVQMIPAWVLLVGLFFFPSSPRWLASQDKWEEALQTLANLHGKGDRTHPTVLAQYREIEDSLRFDREEAANSYKNLVTRRMLKRVVLGMSIQAWSQLCGMNIMMYYIVYIMEGANIASPLLTASIQYIINVLLTLPAILYLDKFGRRALQQYYGQPEDDPDSDVSWVVKDNRPVSSAIVACSYLFVATFATTWGPTSWTYPAEIYPSQIRAKAVSISTSTNWFWNMVLAFAVPPLLWNINYKMYYIFGTFNAAAFIHMFLTAHETKGFTLEEMDDVFDSGHPAWKKHNKVSRLENLAKDIEKGKVTVVAPGTGEAVEVGKEEKN; this is encoded by the exons ATGTATCAGGCTTCAAATGTTTACTTCATTTGCGGCTTCGCCGCCATAG GCGGCGGACTGTTCGGTTTTGACATTTCGTCCATGTCGGGTGTTCTTGGCACCGAGGCTTATAAGCAGTACTTTGACAACCCCAAGTCGTATCGTCAGGGCGCCATCACGGCTTCCATGCCAGCTGGATCCCTCGTTGGGTCTTTGTTCTCGTCGTTTCTTGCTGATCGGTACTCGAGAAGGGTTGCTCTTCAGATTAGTTGTGTGCTATGGATCATTGGTAGTATTCTGCAGTGTGCTTCGCAGAATATTGGCATGCTGTGTACGGGCCGTGTTGTTGCTGGATTTTGCGTTGGTATTGCTAGTGCTGTTGTTCCCGTCTATCAG GCCGAGATTGCGCCCAAGGAAATCCGAGGACGAGTTGTCAG TTTGCAACAATGGGCCATCACTTGGGGTATCCTCATCCAGTACTTCATCCAATACGGCGCCGCAGCCGGCATCGATGGCGGACCCGACGACAAGAACCAGTCAACAGCAGCCTTCCGAATCCCTTGGGGCGTTCAGATGATCCCAGCCTGGGTCCTCCTGGTCGGTTTATTCTTCTTCCCGTCCAGTCCCCGATGGCTCGCCTCGCAAGACAAGTGGGAGGAGGCACTCCAGACGCTGGCTAACCTCCACGGAAAAGGCGACAGGACGCACCCGACAGTCCTGGCCCAGTACCGTGAGATTGAGGATTCACTGCGGTTTGACCGTGAGGAGGCTGCTAATAGCTACAAGAATCTGGTTACGAGGAGGATGCTTAAGCGTGTGGTTTTGGGCATGAGTATTCAGGCGTGGAGTCAGCTTTGTGGCATGAACATCATGATGT ACTACATCGTCTACATTATGGAAGGCGCTAACATTGCCTCTCCTCTGCTGACGGCGTCCATTCAGTACATCATCAACGTGCTGTTGACCCTGCCCGCCATCTTGTACTTGGACAAGTTTGGTCGTC GTGCTCTGCAGCAATACTATGGACAACCCGAGGACGATCCCGATTCAGATGTCAGCTGGGTCGTCAAGGACAACCGACCCGTTTCTTCAGCCATCGTTGCGTGCTCGTACCTCTTTGTTGCTACCTTTGCCACTACTTGGGGCCCGACTTCGTGGACGTACCCTGCTGAGATTTATCCGTCTCAGATTCGTGCTAAGGCTGTGTCGATTAGCACGTCGACTAATTGGTTCTGGAACATGGTGCTCGCTTTTGCTGTGCCGCCTCTGC TGTGGAACATCAA CTACAAGATGTACTACATCTTTGGCACTT TCAACGCCGCAGCCTTTATCCACATGTTCCTCACAGCCCACGAAACAAAGGGCTTCACCCTCGAAGAAATGGACGATGTCTTCGACTCTGGCCACCCAGCCTGGAAGAAGCACAACAAGGTCAGCCGCCTCGAAAATCTCGCCAAGGATATCGAAAAGGGAAAAGTCACTGTCGTGGCCCCTGGAACTGGCGAGGCTGTCGAGGTTggaaaggaggagaagaattGA